The Salvelinus fontinalis isolate EN_2023a chromosome 31, ASM2944872v1, whole genome shotgun sequence genome has a window encoding:
- the LOC129829308 gene encoding tyrosine-protein phosphatase non-receptor type 18-like, which translates to MEHLSRFVGQMSLADDSRAGNISSEYINIRAQTSIVKKDFGLTTIAGALMENVKKNRYRDILPYDQTRVPLTLLTNENDFDYINASFIKGATKTKKYIATQGPLRHTLVDFWRMIWQYDVKVIIMACREIEMGKKKCERYWTTFKETTHFGPFIVSNFEESSPYEEVVFRTLTVKYHEETRKISQFQYTAWPDHDVPYTVYGILGMMDMARKDQGNNTSPVLIHCSAGCGRTGVICALDYVHDLLVTKQIKEDFSIMKIVVELRRQRPSAVQTKEQYQFVFSAVAYMFEKALRSAENNSQNLTNVRQKLLLLFNHIRNLHEVKADTSNQPLYDDVASVKTSPPTTSASAERYSNVQYRVPRPRQQKMNDVYSVVNKSKQLPPPASSTAPLAALCHYDNEELGVPKFHVGALYSTVKPKSRCLPAKPPPAVSSIYDTAGLANHRLAEASAGEDQSGYELVTAECYSSTEEDYEYVSNPIKCMTNSCTPGSMDFNCRIKKPKGPRDPPAEWGHVER; encoded by the exons ATGGAGCACCTATCGAGGTTCGTAGGTCAGATGTCCTTGGCAGATGACAGCAGAGCGGGCAACATCTCATCTGAGTATATT AATATTCGTGCTCAGACTTCTATCGTCAAGAAAGATTTTGGCCTTACGACGATAGCGGGGGCACTGATGGAGAATGTAAAGAAGAACCGTTACAGAGACATTTTACCAT ATGACCAGACCCGTGTGCCCCTGACTCTACTGACAAATGAGAATGATTTTGACTATATCAACGCCAGCTTCATTAAG GGTGCAACAAAGACCAAAAAATACATAGCGACCCAAGGGCCTCTGAGACACACTTTGGTGGACTTCTGGCGAATGATTTGGCAGTATGATGTAAAG gtcataATCATGGCTTGCAGAGAAATTGAAATGGGAAAA AAAAAGTGTGAGCGCTACTGGACTACTTTCAAAGAAACAACCCATTTTGGTCCCTTTATTGTGTCAAAC TTTGAGGAATCTAGCCCATATGAGGAAGTCGTTTTCCGCACTCTGACAGTGAAATATCATGAG GAAACACGGAAAATCTCTCAATTCCAATACACAGCTTGGCCTGATCATGACGTTCCATACACGGTTTATGGTATTTTAGGAATGATGGATATGGCTCGCAAAGACCAGGGAAACAACACTAGCCCTGTTCTCATCCACTGCAG TGCTGGTTGTGGAAGAACAGGGGTGATTTGTGCCCTGGATTATGTTCACGATCTTCTTGTGACAAAG CAAATTAAAGAAGATTTCAGTATCATGAAGATTGTAGTGGAACTAAGGAGACAGAGGCCATCAGCAGTACAGACAAAG GAACAGTATCAGTTTGTGTTTTCTGCTGTGGCTTACATGTTTGAGAAGGCTTTACGGTCAGCTGAGAACAACTCCCAGAATCTCACCAATGTAAGACAGAAACTGCTACTTTTGTTCAACCATA TCAGAAACCTGCATGAGGTCAAAGCTGACACA AGTAACCAACCTTTATATGATGATGTTGCATCTGTGAAGACATCCCCACCGACAACATCAGCCAGCGCAGAAAG ATATTCTAATGTGCAGTACAGAGTGCCTCGGCCTCGTCAGCAGAAGATGAATGACGTATATTCCGTGGTCAACAAGTCCAAACAGCTCCCACCACCAGCCTCTTCCACCGCCCCTCTGGCCGCTCTCTGTCACTATGACAACGAAGAGCTGGGCGTCCCAAAATTCCATGTCGGTGCTCTTTACAGCACGGTCAAGCCCAAGAGCAGGTGTCTTCCAGCCAAACCGCCACCAGCTGTCTCATCCATATATGACACAGCCGGACTAGCCAATCACAGGCTAGCTGAGGCCTCGGCAGGGGAGGACCAGAGTGGCTATGAGCTGGTCACAG CTGAGTGTTATTCCTCGACAGAAGAGGACTATGAATATGTCTCAAATCCCATCAAATGCATGACCAACAGCTGCACTCCTGGTAGCATGG ATTTCAACTGTCGCATTAAAAAACCCAAAGGGCCTCGGGATCCCCCGGCAGAGTGGGGTCATGTGGAGAGATGA